The proteins below are encoded in one region of Oryzias melastigma strain HK-1 linkage group LG7, ASM292280v2, whole genome shotgun sequence:
- the slco4a1 gene encoding solute carrier organic anion transporter family member 4A1, which produces MPVLLNASASFSSKQELLDLQDCPLNGGLSLDTPSPEDSETGSPVGSGPRSPGSLRANGSTPQIFTGVSLLPGELFGPQPNEEIPTGLKHMSVNLDQLCGWGALTPKVIQVFNTPRWVLFFLCVASFLQGMIINGFINTVVTSIERRFDLHSYQAGLIASSYDIAACLCLAFVSYFGGIGHKPRWLGWGVLVMALGSLVFALPHFTTPPYVVSLPEQTGMCSANRTSQCKDKEERGLSSYSFVFMLGQFLHGMGATPLYTLGVTYLDENVSSNHAPVYIGIFYTAAILGPAAGYLLGGYFLNLYTEIHLTTEMTPDNPHWVGAWWIGFLAGGAAALLVAFPILGYPRQLPGSQEHVAMRVSEAHQLKDGSHATASDPHFGKTVKDMPRSVLLLLKNPTFLFLCLAGATEATLIAGMSTFGPKFLESQFSLSASEAATWFGYMVVPAGGGGTFLGGYIVKSLNLRCRGIIRFCMMCAMVSLLAIFIFLTHCPNVPMAGVTAPYRPLAEQHPLDKYSIAGKVQLSNSSSLDESLTVSCNAACNCVKEVYNPVCGSDDVMYYSPCHAGCTSINHTEKTTGKQVYSGCTCVVGNTSWGEEGFAIAGKCGNTCHHMSIFLSFFFIVISFTFLCSIPALTATLRCVPDSQRSFALGIQWIVVRTLGGIPGPIAFGSVIDISCLLWQDKCGEQGSCYLYHNAAMSRYTLVAGIIYKALGAIFFLLASVLYQPPPESPQSSCESTDQGIGLRSDLPIKELPEDGVIANLHARL; this is translated from the exons ATGCCAGTCTTGCTAAATGCCAGTGCCTCTTTTAGCTCCAAACAGGAGCTTCTGGACCTACAGGACTGTCCTCTTAATGGGGGTCTGTCTCTGGACACCCCCAGTCCAGAGGATTCCGAGACAGGGAGCCCCGTCGGTTCTGGCCCAAGAAGTCCTGGTAGCCTTAGAGCTAATGGCTCCACCCCCCAGATTTTCACTGGCGTTTCTTTGCTCCCTGGGGAGCTTTTTGGCCCACAACCCAATGAAGAGATCCCAACTGGGCTAAAGCACATGTCCGTTAACTTGGATCAACTTTGTGGCTGGGGGGCTCTGACCCCCAAAGTCATCCAGGTCTTCAACACCCCTCGTTGGGTGCTGTTCTTCCTTTGTGTGGCGTCTTTCCTTCAGGGGATGATAATCAATGGCTTCATTAATACAGTGGTCACTTCCATCGAGCGGCGCTTCGACCTGCACAGCTATCAGGCCGGACTCATCGCCAGCTCCTATGACATCGCTGCCTGCCTCTGTCTGGCTTTCGTTAGTTACTTCGGTGGGATCGGGCACAAGCCCCGCTGGCTGGGATGGGGGGTGCTTGTCATGGCGTTGGGTTCCCTGGTGTTCGCCTTGCCTCATTTCACCACGCCACCCTATGTGGTCAGTCTGCCTGAGCAAACGGGGATGTGCTCGGCCAATCGCACCAGCCAGTGCAAGGACAAGGAAGAAAGAGGACTGTCCAGTTACAGCTTCGTCTTCATGCTGGGACAGTTTCTACATGGAATGGGCGCCACTCCTCTCTACACATTAGGCGTCACATATCTGGATGAGAACGTCAGCTCTAACCACGCACCGGTTTATATAG GGATCTTCTACACAGCAGCTATTTTGGGCCCAGCAGCTGGCTACCTGTTGGGAGGATACTTCCTCAACTTGTACACAGAAATACACCTGAC GACGGAGATGACTCCAGACAACCCCCACTGGGTTGGCGCTTGGTGGATTGGCTTTTTAGCCGGAGGTGCCGCCGCTCTGCTGGTAGCGTTCCCCATCCTCGGTTACCCTCGCCAGCTGCCAG GCTCCCAGGAGCACGTGGCGATGCGGGTGTCCGAGGCCCACCAGCTAAAGGATGGAAGCCATGCCACAGCCTCAGACCCCCACTTTGGAAAGACTGTCAAAGATATGCCAAG ATCTGTGCTGCTTCTCTTGAAGAACCCGACgttcctcttcctctgcttGGCCGGAGCCACCGAGGCCACGCTCATCGCTGGCATGTCCACCTTTGGCCCAAAGTTCTTGGAGTCACAGTTTAGTCTCAGCGCATCAGAAGCTGCTACTTGGTTTG GATACATGGTGGTCCCTGCAGGAGGAGGGGGCACCTTCCTGGGGGGCTACATCGTGAAGAGTTTGAACCTGCGCTGTCGAGGCATCATTCGTTTCTGCATGATGTGCGCCATGGTCAGTCTGCTCGccatcttcatcttcctcacccACTGTCCCAATGTGCCTATGGCTGGCGTCACAGCACCGTACCGCCCGCTGGCGGAGCAGCATCCACTGGACAAATACAGCATAGCCGGGAAAGTGCAGCTTTCAAACAG CTCGTCTTTAGATGAAAGTCTCACTGTGAGTTGTAATGCTGCCTGTAACTGTGTCAAGGAGGTGTACAACCCCGTGTGCGGCTCAGATGATGTGATGTACTACTCTCCCTGTCACGCCGGCTGCACATCCATCAACCACACAGAGAAGACTACGGGTAAACAG GTGTATTCTGGTTGTACTTGTGTTGTTGGTAACACATCGTGGGGTGAGGAGGGCTTTGCCATTGCAGGAAAGTGTGGGAACACCTGCCACCACATGAGCATCTTCCTCTCCTTTTTCTTTATCGTCATCAGCTTCACCTTCTTGTGCAGCATCCCGGCGCTCACCGCCACCCTCAG GTGTGTCCCAGACAGCCAGCGCTCCTTTGCACTCGGCATTCAGTGGATCGTCGTCCGCACGCTTG GGGGCATTCCTGGACCCATAGCCTTCGGCTCCGTCATCGACATTTCCTGCCTCCTGTGGCAGGATAAGTGTGGTGAGCAGGGCTCCTGCTACCTCTACCACAACGCAGCCATGAGTCGGTACACGCTGGTCGCGGGGATAATCTACAAG GCTTTGGGGGCCATCTTTTTTCTGCTGGCCAGTGTCCTGTATCAGCCCCCCCCAGAGTCGCCTCAGAGCAGCTGTGAGAGCACCGACCAAGGAATCGGACTCAGGAGCGACCTGCCCATCAAAGAGCTGCCCGAAGACGGCGTCATCGCCAACCTGCACGCCAGGTTATGA